CCCATCCGCCTCTGCTCGTCGCCGGGGATGCTCTGGAGGGTATCGAGGCGCTCGCGGCCGCCGCACCGACGGAGGCGACGCTCGTCATCACGACACCCGGCGTTCTTGTCCACATCCCGCGGGAGCGCAGGAGCGCCCTGGTCGCGCGCATCTCCGCCCTGGACGCGCGCTGGGTCACGATCGATCCGCCCGGTGCCCTGGATGTCTGGGTGCCTCCGGTGGACACGGAAGATTGGCCGGGCTTCGTCGTCGCGATCGACGGGCAGGTGCGTGCGGCCGCGGATCCTCTCGGCGCCTGGTGGGAGTGGCGAACAGCCCTCCCCGCGGATGCGTCCTAACCTGGACCCATGCTCGGAGATCTCACGGAGCGCGACCGCGCGATCCTCGCGATGGAGGTCGCGTGGCCGCGCCACGGCTCGGCCAAGGAAGAGGTCATCCGTGCCCAGCTGGGGATGAGCGCGGCGCGCTACTACCAGCTCCTCGGGCGACTGATCGAATCGGAAGCCGCTCTGGAGTACGACCCGATGCTGGTGCGGAGACTGCGTCGGATCCGGGATTCCCGTGCCAGGCAGCGCTCGGCCCGGACGCCGGGTTTCGTGGGCTGAACGCACGCACTGACAGCCTTGTGCATCGCATGATCCGCGCCGAGGAACGGATTGCCAGGAAGGTGCCGCTAGCATCGAGGGGTGTCCAAGCCCTCCCGCGATCGCTTCGATGACGTTCCCCGTTCCTCCGGACGTGTAGGAGCGCACCGCGCCGAAGCGCCGGGGATGAACGGCTGGGTCGTGCTGCTGTGGTCCTTCGTCGCCGCGCTCGTGCTCATCATCGGCGGGATCTTCGGGTCCCTCGTGGTGATGGGTCGAGTCTCGCTCTTCCCCGAGGCCGTGCCCACCGCCGTGCCCACCCCGGAGGAGACCGGCGTGGTGGACACCTCGATCTCCGTGCTGATCCTCAACGGCACGCCGGACGAGGGCCTGGACACGCAGATGAGGGATCTGCTCATCAACAACGGGTGGGCGTCGGACATCGTCTTCGCGGGCGACAGCTCCAGCCAGGACTTCCCCGCCACGACGGTCTTCTACCTCAACGACGAGGACGAGCTCGCAGCGATCGGGTTGGCGAACCTCCTCGGCGGCGCAGCCGTGCAGCAGAGCGACTACTACTCCGGTCAGACGGAGGACGGGCAGAAGCAGTTCACCGTGGTGATCGGCCTCGATCGATCGAGCTCGGCGTCCGAGACGCCCGGGGAGACTCCGGCCCCCTGACCCCCGGGTGGACCTCACCTCCGGCGGCTTGCACTCGAAGGTGTCGAGTGCCAGAATGGCGTTAGCACTCTCTCACTCTGAGTGCTAAACCCAACGTCTACGTCCAGGAGGGACGAAAAAACTCATGGCAAAGATCATTGCTTTCGATGAGGAGGCCCGCCGCGGCCTCGAGCGCGGCCTGAACATCCTCGCCGACGCGGTCAAGGTCACCCTCGGCCCGCGCGGCCGCAACGTCGTTCTCGAGAAGAAGTGGGGCGCCCCCACGATCACGAACGACGGCGTCTCCATCGCCAAGGAGATCGAGCTGGACGACCCGTACGAGAAGATCGGCGCGGAGCTCGTCAAGGAGGTCGCCAAGAAGACCGACGACGTCGCAGGTGACGGCACCACGACCGCCACGGTCCTCGCCCAGGCTCTGGTCCGCGAGGGTCTGCGCAACGTCGCAGCCGGCGCCGACCCCATCTCGCTCAAGCGCGGCATCGAGAAGGCCGTCGCTGCGATCACCGAGGAGCTGCTCGCCAGCGCCAAGGAGATCGACTCCAAGGAGCAGATCGCCGCCACGGCCTCGATCTCCGCTGCTGACCCCGCGATCGGCGAGCTCATCGCCGAGGCGATCGACAAGGTCGGCAAGGAGGGCGTCGTCACCGTCGAGGAGTCGCAGACGTTCGGCACCGAGCTCGAGCTCACCGAGGGCATGCGCTTCGACAAGGGTTACCTGAACCCCTACTTCGTCACGGACCCGGAGCGCCAGGAGGCGGTCTTCGAGGACCCGTACATCCTCATCGCGAACCAGAAGGTCTCCAACATCAAGGACCTCCTGCCCATCGTCGACAAGGTGATCCAGGACGGCAAGGAGCTCGTCATCATCGCCGAGGACGTCGAGGGCGAGGCTCTCGCGACGCTCGTGCTGAACAAGCTCAAGGGCATCTTCAAGTCGGTCGCCGTCAAGGCTCCCGGCTTCGGCGACCGCCGCAAGGCGCAGCTGCAGGACATCGCGATCCTCACCGGTGGTCAGGTCATCACCGAAGAGGTCGGCCTCAAGCTCGAGAACGCCACGCTCGACCTGCTCGGTCGTGCACGCAAGGTGATCGTCACCAAGGACGAGACCACCATCGTCGAGGGTGCCGGCGAGGCAGACCAGATCGAGGGTCGCGTCACGCAGATCCGTCGCGAGATCGAGAACACCGACAGCGACTACGACCGCGAGAAGCTCCAGGAGCGCCTGGCGAAGCTCGCCGGTGGCGTTGCCGTCATCAAGGCCGGAGCTGCGACCGAGGTCGAGCTCAAGGAGCGCAAGCACCGCATCGAGGACGCCGTTCGCAACGCGAAGGCAGCCGTCGAGGAGGGCATCGTCCCCGGTGGTGGCGTCGCGCTCATCCAGTCGGGCACCAAGGCCCTCGACTCCCTCTCGCTCTCGGGCGACGAGGCGACCGGTGCGAACATCGTCCGCGTCGCGATCGAGGCTCCGCTCAAGCAGATCGCGCTGAACGCCGGTCTCGAGCCGGGTGTCGTCGCGAACAAGGTCTCCGAGCTCCCCTCGGGCCAGGGCCTCAACGCGGCCACGGGTGAGTACGTCGACATGTTCGCTGCGGGAATCATCGACCCGGCGAAGGTGACCCGCTCGGCGCTGCAGAACGCAGCCTCGATCGCGGCCCTCTTCCTCACCACCGAGGTCGTCGTCGCTGACAAGCCCGAGAAGGCTGCAGCTCCCATGGGTGACCCGTCGGGTGGCATGGACTTCTGATCCCGCTCTCCTGACAGAACGCCCCCGGCTTCGGCCGGGGGCGTTCTGCGTTGATGCCGAGGTGGTGTCACCGGAACAGACTGGCCGAGTACTGATCGGCGTCTGCGTACTGGGTGGCGACCGAGCCGAGAGAGCTGCCGATCGATTCGAGCACCTGCTCCACGTGGACCTGAGCGCCCTGCCACTGCTCCGCGCACGTCTGGAAGGCATTGGACGCCGTCCCCGACCAGGTGGACTGCAGCTGGCGGAGCTGGGCCATCAGGGTCGCGGACTCGCTCTGCAAGCGCTCGATGGTGGCGCGTGTCGCTGCGTGGGCCGCATGGACGGCTTCGGTGTCGACGGTGAAGACAGACATGGGAACTCCTTCTCGTAGGGGTTCCGAGGCTAAGCGGACGTCGCTGCCGTGTGCACCTACGAAGACAGTGAGCTCCGCGTGCTGTGCGCAATCGGTGCGCGGCAGCGGTGGTGCAGGGGCGCAGGCGGTCCGGGCCTGGGCTCAGGGCAGATCGAGCCGTTCCAGAGGCTGCGTGTCCTCGAGGAGATGCGCGGGAGTGGCCTGCGCCGGTGCGAGAGGAAGTGTGACGGTGAACGTCGCGCCGCCACCAGGGGTCTCCGAGACGTCGACGCCGCCGTGCAGCGCCTTCAGGATCGATGCGACGATGGCGAGCCCGAGGCCGGAGCCTCCCGTCTCCCTGGCGCGTGAGGTGTCGGCTCGCCAGAACCGCTCGAAGATCTGCTCACGGATCTGCGGAGGGATCCCCTCGCCGTGATCGACGATCGCGATGCTTCCGGTTCCCGCGACGCGGTCCGAGTCGACGACGATCTCGATCGGACCGTCTTCCGGGGAGAATCGGCGCGCATTGCCCAGCAGATTGGTGACCACCTGACGGACCTTGTTCTCTTCGCCGAGCACGATCGGCGGTGTGCGCACAGGGAGATCGGTGACCTCTGTGAAGTCGATGGCTGGGGCCTGCTCCTGCGGCCGGGGACGACGGCGAAGGCGCGAGAGCGTGGCGCGCGACAGGCCGCGCGGGGTCGGGGGCTGCGGCGGCTGAAGCGGTGGGATCTCGTGAACGGGGATCACGGTCTTGCTGTCGGCGGTGCGGTCGATCACGGTGACCGTGCGTCCGGGAGCCGCGGCACGCAGATCGAGGGCGGCGTCCCTCGCGATCGGCCGCAGATCGAGCGGCACGATCTCCGGCTCGCGTTCCTCGTCCAACCGGGCGAGAGCGAGAAGGTCCTCCACCAGGACACCCATCCTGATGGCTTCCTTCTCGATGCGCTCCATGGCCCGGGCCGTATCCTCCTCGCCCTTGATCGCGCCCATGC
The DNA window shown above is from Microbacterium maritypicum and carries:
- a CDS encoding DUF3263 domain-containing protein translates to MLGDLTERDRAILAMEVAWPRHGSAKEEVIRAQLGMSAARYYQLLGRLIESEAALEYDPMLVRRLRRIRDSRARQRSARTPGFVG
- the groL gene encoding chaperonin GroEL (60 kDa chaperone family; promotes refolding of misfolded polypeptides especially under stressful conditions; forms two stacked rings of heptamers to form a barrel-shaped 14mer; ends can be capped by GroES; misfolded proteins enter the barrel where they are refolded when GroES binds), whose product is MAKIIAFDEEARRGLERGLNILADAVKVTLGPRGRNVVLEKKWGAPTITNDGVSIAKEIELDDPYEKIGAELVKEVAKKTDDVAGDGTTTATVLAQALVREGLRNVAAGADPISLKRGIEKAVAAITEELLASAKEIDSKEQIAATASISAADPAIGELIAEAIDKVGKEGVVTVEESQTFGTELELTEGMRFDKGYLNPYFVTDPERQEAVFEDPYILIANQKVSNIKDLLPIVDKVIQDGKELVIIAEDVEGEALATLVLNKLKGIFKSVAVKAPGFGDRRKAQLQDIAILTGGQVITEEVGLKLENATLDLLGRARKVIVTKDETTIVEGAGEADQIEGRVTQIRREIENTDSDYDREKLQERLAKLAGGVAVIKAGAATEVELKERKHRIEDAVRNAKAAVEEGIVPGGGVALIQSGTKALDSLSLSGDEATGANIVRVAIEAPLKQIALNAGLEPGVVANKVSELPSGQGLNAATGEYVDMFAAGIIDPAKVTRSALQNAASIAALFLTTEVVVADKPEKAAAPMGDPSGGMDF
- a CDS encoding LytR C-terminal domain-containing protein; the protein is MSKPSRDRFDDVPRSSGRVGAHRAEAPGMNGWVVLLWSFVAALVLIIGGIFGSLVVMGRVSLFPEAVPTAVPTPEETGVVDTSISVLILNGTPDEGLDTQMRDLLINNGWASDIVFAGDSSSQDFPATTVFYLNDEDELAAIGLANLLGGAAVQQSDYYSGQTEDGQKQFTVVIGLDRSSSASETPGETPAP
- a CDS encoding WXG100 family type VII secretion target translates to MSVFTVDTEAVHAAHAATRATIERLQSESATLMAQLRQLQSTWSGTASNAFQTCAEQWQGAQVHVEQVLESIGSSLGSVATQYADADQYSASLFR